Proteins co-encoded in one Camelus bactrianus isolate YW-2024 breed Bactrian camel chromosome 6, ASM4877302v1, whole genome shotgun sequence genomic window:
- the LOC105075438 gene encoding acyl-coenzyme A thioesterase 1 isoform X2: MVASFPALLRRSRFCQWCLTRWPRLAGPTELRPCDPISWAPARMVATITLEPEGRCCWDEPVRIAVRGLAPGQRVTLRASLRDEKGALFRAHARYCADAHGGLDLGRAPALGGSFAGLEPMGLFWALEPEKPVLRLVKRDVQTPFAVKLEVLDGHEPDTRRLLGQTVHERDFLPPGVRREPVRAGRVRATLFLPPEPGPFPGIVDIFGVGGGLLEYRASLLAGKGFAVMALAYCNYEDLPTGMENLHLEYFEEAVNYLLNHPQVGTSLSKGPGVGLLGTSKGGELCLSMASFLKGITAAVIINGSVANTLGNLHYKGETLPPLGFNPKRIKVTKDGFADILEVLNSPLEGPNQKSLIPLERAESAFLFLVGQDDHNWKSEFFANETSKRLQAHGKEKPQIICYPGAGHYIEPPYFPMCPASLHTVVGGPVIWGGEPRAHATAQMDAWQQLQAFFHKHLGREKRTISAKL, encoded by the exons ATGGTGGCCTCATTTCCGGCTCTCCTGCGACGGTCCAGATTCTGCCAGTGGTGCCTGACAAGGTGGCCACGGCTGGCAGGACCCACAGAGCTGAGACCCTGTGACCCAATCTCTTGGGCTCCTGCCCGGATGGTGGCGACAATAACGCTGGAGCCCGAGGGCCGCTGCTGCTGGGATGAGCCGGTGCGCATCGCCGTGCGCGGCCTGGCCCCGGGGCAGCGGGTCACGCTGCGCGCGTCCCTGCGCGACGAGAAGGGCGCGCTCTTCCGGGCCCACGCGCGCTACTGCGCCGACGCCCACGGCGGGCTGGACCTGGGGCGCGCGCCCGCGCTGGGCGGCAGCTTTGCGGGGCTCGAGCCCATGGGGCTCTTCTGGGCCCTGGAGCCTGAGAAACCCGTGCTGAGGCTGGTGAAGCGAGACGTGCAGACGCCCTTCGCCGTGAAACTGGAGGTGCTTGATGGCCATGAGCCCGACACCAGGCGGCTCCTGGGCCAGACGGTGCACGAGCGCGACTTCCTGCCGCCCGGGGTGCGGCGCGAGCCGGTGCGCGCGGGCCGGGTGCGCGCCACGCTCTTCCTGCCGCCAG AACCTGGGCCCTTTCCTGGAATTGTGGACATTTTTGGAGTTGGAGGTGGCCTTCTGGAATATCGAGCTAGTCTGCTGGCTGGGAAGGGTTTTGCTGTGATGGCTCTGGCTTATTGTAACTATGAAGACCTCCCCACGGGCATGGAGAACCTACATCTGGAGTACTTTGAAGAAGCTGTGAACTACCTGCTTAATCACCCTCAGGTTGGCACTTCTCTAA GTAAAGGTCCAGGAGTCGGGCTGCTTGGGACTTCCAAGGGGGGTGAACTCTGCCTCTCCATGGCCTCGTTCCTGAAGGGCATCACCGCGGCTGTCATAATCAATGGTTCTGTGGCCAATACCCTTGGAAACTTACACTACAAAGGTGAGACCTTGCCTCCCTTGGGTTTCAACCCAAAGCGAATCAAGGTGACCAAAGATGGCTTTGCAGACATTTTGGAGGTCCTGAACAGCCCTTTGGAAGGACCTAACCAGAAGAGCCTCATTCCTCTGGAAAGAGCTGAGAGCGCCTTCCTGTTCCTGGTAGGTCAGGATGACCACAACTGGAAGAGTGAATTCTTTGCTAATGAGACCTCTAAACGCTTACAGGCCCATGGTAAGGAGAAGCCCCAGATCATCTGTTACCCAGGAGCGGGGCACTATATTGAGCCTCCTTACTTCCCCATGTGCCCTGCTTCCCTACACACCGTGGTGGGTGGTCCTGTCATCtggggaggggagcccagggcTCATGCCACAGCCCAGATGGATGCTTGGCAGCAGCTCCAGGCTTTCTTCCACAAACACTTGGGTAGGGAAAAGAGGACAATCTCAGCAAAACTGTAA
- the LOC105075438 gene encoding acyl-coenzyme A thioesterase 2, mitochondrial isoform X1, which produces MVASFPALLRRSRFCQWCLTRWPRLAGPTELRPCDPISWAPARMVATITLEPEGRCCWDEPVRIAVRGLAPGQRVTLRASLRDEKGALFRAHARYCADAHGGLDLGRAPALGGSFAGLEPMGLFWALEPEKPVLRLVKRDVQTPFAVKLEVLDGHEPDTRRLLGQTVHERDFLPPGVRREPVRAGRVRATLFLPPEPGPFPGIVDIFGVGGGLLEYRASLLAGKGFAVMALAYCNYEDLPTGMENLHLEYFEEAVNYLLNHPQVKVQESGCLGLPRGVNSASPWPRS; this is translated from the exons ATGGTGGCCTCATTTCCGGCTCTCCTGCGACGGTCCAGATTCTGCCAGTGGTGCCTGACAAGGTGGCCACGGCTGGCAGGACCCACAGAGCTGAGACCCTGTGACCCAATCTCTTGGGCTCCTGCCCGGATGGTGGCGACAATAACGCTGGAGCCCGAGGGCCGCTGCTGCTGGGATGAGCCGGTGCGCATCGCCGTGCGCGGCCTGGCCCCGGGGCAGCGGGTCACGCTGCGCGCGTCCCTGCGCGACGAGAAGGGCGCGCTCTTCCGGGCCCACGCGCGCTACTGCGCCGACGCCCACGGCGGGCTGGACCTGGGGCGCGCGCCCGCGCTGGGCGGCAGCTTTGCGGGGCTCGAGCCCATGGGGCTCTTCTGGGCCCTGGAGCCTGAGAAACCCGTGCTGAGGCTGGTGAAGCGAGACGTGCAGACGCCCTTCGCCGTGAAACTGGAGGTGCTTGATGGCCATGAGCCCGACACCAGGCGGCTCCTGGGCCAGACGGTGCACGAGCGCGACTTCCTGCCGCCCGGGGTGCGGCGCGAGCCGGTGCGCGCGGGCCGGGTGCGCGCCACGCTCTTCCTGCCGCCAG AACCTGGGCCCTTTCCTGGAATTGTGGACATTTTTGGAGTTGGAGGTGGCCTTCTGGAATATCGAGCTAGTCTGCTGGCTGGGAAGGGTTTTGCTGTGATGGCTCTGGCTTATTGTAACTATGAAGACCTCCCCACGGGCATGGAGAACCTACATCTGGAGTACTTTGAAGAAGCTGTGAACTACCTGCTTAATCACCCTCAG GTAAAGGTCCAGGAGTCGGGCTGCTTGGGACTTCCAAGGGGGGTGAACTCTGCCTCTCCATGGCCTCGTTCCTGA